A region from the Ammospiza nelsoni isolate bAmmNel1 chromosome 1, bAmmNel1.pri, whole genome shotgun sequence genome encodes:
- the KIF5B gene encoding kinesin-1 heavy chain — protein MADPAECNIKVMCRFRPLNESEVARGDKYIAKFQGEDTVVIASKPYIFDRVFQSNTSQEQVYNDCAKKIVKDVLEGYNGTIFAYGQTSSGKTHTMEGKLHDPDGMGIIPRIVQDIFNYIYSMDENLEFHIKVSYFEIYLDKIRDLLDVSKTNLSVHEDKNRVPYVKGCTERFVCSPEEVMDTIDEGKSNRHVAVTNMNEHSSRSHSIFLINVKQENTQTEQKLSGKLYLVDLAGSEKVSKTGAEGAVLDEAKNINKSLSALGNVISALAESSTYVPYRDSKMTRILQDSLGGNCRTTIVICCSPSSYNESETKSTLLFGQRAKTIKNTVCVNVELTAEQWKKKYEKEKEKNKTLRNTIQWLENELNRWRNGETVPVDEQFDKEKANLEAFAVDKDITVINDKPATTIGVTGNFTDAERRKCEEEIAKLYKQLDDKDEEINQQSQLVEKLKTQMLDQEELLASTRRDQDNLQAELNRLQAENDASKEEVKEVLQALEELAVNYDQKSQEVEDKAKEYELLSDELNQKSVTLASIDAELQKLKEMTNHQKKRATEMMASLLKDLAEIGIAVGNNDVKQPEGTGMIDEEFTVARLYISKMKSEVKTMVKRCKQLEGTQAESNKKMEENEKELAACQLRISQHEAKIKSLTEYLQNVEQKKRQLEESVDSLNEELVQLRAQEKVHEMEKEHLNKVQTANEVKQAVEQQIQSHRETHQKQISSLRDEVDAKEKLITELQDQNQKMMLEQERLRVEHEKLKATDQEKSRKLHELTVMQDRREQARQDLKGLEETVAKELQTLHNLRKLFVQDLATRVKKSAEIDSDDTGGSAAQKQKISFLENNLEQLTKVHKQLVRDNADLRCELPKLEKRLRATAERVKALESALKEAKENASRDRKRYQQEVDRIKEAVRSKNMARRGHSAQIAKPIRPGQHPAASPTHPSAIRGGGAFTQNSQPVVLRGGGRQDKVC, from the exons tCCAAGCCATATATATTTGACCGTGTATTCCAGTCAAACACATCACAAGAACAAGTGTACAATGACTGTGCTAAAAAGATTGTCAAAG ATGTACTTGAGGGATACAACGGTACAATATTTGCATATGGGCAAACATCATCTGGAAAGACACACACTATGGAA GGGAAGCTTCATGACCCAGATGGAATGGGCATTATTCCAAGAATAGTgcaagatatttttaattatatttactCCATGGATGAGAATCTTGAGTTTCATATTAAG GTgtcatattttgaaatatacTTGGATAAAATAAGGGACCTTTTGGATG TTTCAAAGACCAATCTTTCTGTTCATGAGGACAAAAATAGAGTTCCCTATGTAAAG GGTTGCACAGAGCGGTTTGTATGTAGTCCAGAGGAAGTTATGGATACTATAGATGAAGGAAAATCCAATCGACATGTAGCAGTTACAA ATATGAATGAACACAGCTCCCGAAGTCATAGTATTTTTCTTATTAATGTAAAACAAGAGAATACTCAAACAGAACAGAAACTAAGTGGAAAACTTTACCTTGTGGACTTGGCAGGTAGTGAGAAG GTTAGTAAAACTGGAGCAGAAGGTGCTGTGCTGGATGAGGCCAAGAACATCAACAAGTCTTTGTCTGCTCTTGGAAATGTCATCTCAGCCCTGGCTGAAAGCAGT ACGTATGTTCCATATCGTGATAGCAAAATGACCAGAATCCTTCAAGATTCACTAGGGGGTAATTGCAGAACCACTATTgttatttgctgttctccatcTTCTTACAACGAATCTGAAACTAAATCTACTCTTCTGTTTGGCCAAAG AGCAAAGACCATTAAGAACACAGTCTGTGTGAATGTGGAGCTCACTGCAGAACAGTGGAAGAAAAAgtatgagaaggaaaaagagaaaaacaagactCTGCGTAACACCATACAGTGGCTGGAAAATGAGCTCAACAGATGGAGGAACG GGGAGACTGTACCAGTTGATGAACAGTTTGACAAGGAGAAGGCCAACTTAGAAGCTTTTGCAGTGGACAAGGATATTACTGTTATTAATGATAAACCAGCTACCACAATTGGAGTAACTGGCAATTTCACTGATGCTGAGAGAAGGAAATGTGAGGAAGAAATTGCCAAACTTTACAAACAACTGGATGACAAG GATGAAGAAATTAATCAGCAGAGTCAATTAGTAGAAAAACTGAAGACACAAATGTTGGATCAGGAAGAG CTTCTGGCATCAACCAGACGGGACCAAGACAACCTGCAAGCAGAGTTGAATCGCCTTCAGGCTGAAAATGATGCTTCTAAAGAGGAAGTGAAGGAGGTGCTACAAGCCCTTGAAGAATTAGCTGTCAACTATGATCAGAAGTCTCAGGAAGTAGAAGATAAGGCAAAGGAATATGAACTGCTTAGTGATGAACTCAATCAAAAATCG GTCACTTTAGCCAGTATAGATGCAGAGCTTCAGAAACTTAAAGAAATGACCAACCATCAGAAGAAACGAGCAACAGAAATGATGGCTTCCTTACTAAAGGATCTTGCAGAGATTGGAATTGCAGTAGGAAATAATGATGTCAAG CAGCCTGAGGGAACTGGCATGATAGATGAGGAATTCACAGTTGCAAGGCTGTACATTAGCAAAATGAAATCAGAAGTGAAAACAATGGTGAAGCGTTGCAAACAGTTAGAAGGCACACAAGCTGAAAGCAataagaaaatggaagaaaatgaaaaggagttGGCTGCCTGCCAGCTCCGGATCTCACAG CATGAAGCCAAGATCAAGTCACTGACTGAATATCTTCAGAATGTGGAACAGAAAAAGAGGCAGCTGGAAGAATCTGTGGATTCCCTTAATGAAGAATTAGTTCAACTCCGAGCACAGG AAAAGGTCCATGAAATGGAGAAAGAGCACTTAAATAAGGTTCAAACTGCAAATGAAGTCAAG CAAGCTGTGGAGCAGCAAATTCAGAGCCATCGTGAGACACATCAGAAACAAATCAGTAGTCTGAGGGATGAAGTTGATGCAAAGGAGAAGCTCATCACTGAGCTTCAAGA CCAAAACCAGAAGATGATGCTGGAACAGGAACGTCTGAGAGTTGAGCATGAGAAGCTGAAAGCGACTGatcaggagaaaagcagaaaacttcATGAGCTTAC GGTTATGCAGGACAGACGGGAACAAGCAAGGCAAGATTTAAAGGGTTTGGAAGAGACTGTG GCAAAAGAACTTCAGACTCTTCACAATCTTCGGAAGCTGTTTGTTCAAGATCTGGCTACTAGAGTGAAAAAG AGTGCTGAGATTGACTCAGATGATACAGGAGGCAGTGctgcacagaaacagaagattTCCTTCCTGGAGAATAATCTTGAACAGCTTACAAAGGTTCACAAGCAG CTGGTACGGGATAATGCTGATCTGCGCTGCGAACTTCCTAAACTGGAGAAGCGACTCAGAGCCACGGCTGAAAGGGTGAAAGCTTTGGAGTCTGCCCTGAAGGAGGCCAAAGAGAACGCTTCTCGCGACCGCAAGCGCTACCAGCAGGAGGTAGATCGTATAAAGGAAGCTGTGAGATCCAAGAATATGGCCAGAAGGGGACATTCAGCACAAATTG CTAAGCCTATCCGCCCTGGCCAGCatccagcagcttctccaaCTCATCCAAGTGCAATTCGCGGTGGAGGTGCGTTCACTCAGAACAGCCAGCCAGTTGTGCTGCGCGGAGGCGGGCGGCAGGACAAAGT ttGCTGA